From Polyodon spathula isolate WHYD16114869_AA chromosome 24, ASM1765450v1, whole genome shotgun sequence, one genomic window encodes:
- the LOC121298878 gene encoding solute carrier family 25 member 44-like isoform X2, with amino-acid sequence MQEKRNVQIIEWEDLDKKKFYFFGVFMTMTIRAGVYPATLIRTRLQVQKGKSLYTGTFDAFFKILSSEGVRGLYRGFLVNTLTLISGQAYITTYELVRKYVSTYTSNNTVKSLVAGGSASLVAQSITVPIDVVSQHLMMQGQEGNMGRFKVNAKGVRPAKHKMTFGQTRHIIIQIFTTDGFRGFYRGYVASLLTYIPNSAVWWPFYHFYAEQLSNLAPTNCPHLLLQAMAGPMAATTASTITNPMDVVRVRVQIANLHQKNTLKMIALSSKAPATC; translated from the exons ATGCAGGAGAAGCGCAACGTTCAAATCATAGAATGGGAAGACCTGGACAAGAAAAAGTTCTACTTCTTCGGGGTGTTTATGACTATGACCATCCGGGCAGGTGTGTACCCGGCCACACTGATCCGGACCCGGCTTCAGGTGCAGAAAGGGAAGAGTCTGTACACTGGTACCTTCGATGCCTTCTTTAAAATCTTGAGTTCAGAGGGTGTCCGTGGACTTTACAGGGGATTCCTGGTCAACACGCTCACGTTGATATCCGGTCAGGCTTACATCACCACCTATGAACTGGTTAGGAAGTATGTGTCCACTTACACATCGAACAATACTGTGAAATCTCTTGTGGCAGGCGGGTCTGCGTCCCTCGTGGCTCAGAGCATCACAGTTCCTATTGACGTGGTCTCGCAGCACCTCATGATGCAGGGACAGGAAGGCAACATGGGCCGATTTAAGGTGAACGCAAAAGGGGTACGACCTGCAAAGCACAAAATGACATTCGGACAAACGAGGCACATTATCATTCAGATTTTCACAACCGATGGCTTTAGGGGATTCTACAGAGGGTATGTGGCCTCGCTGTTAACATACATCCCCAATAGTGCTGTGTGGTGGCCGTTCTATCACTTCTATGCAG AGCAACTGTCCAACTTGGCACCCACTAACTGCCCACACCTCCTCCTTCAAGCCATGGCTGGTCCTATGGCAGCCACGACAGCGTCTACAATCACAAATCCTATGGACGTAGTGAGAGTCAGAGTGCAG ATTGCAAATCTACACCAAAAGAATACACTGAAAATGATTGCACTAAGTAGCAAAGCCCCTGCAACCTgttga
- the LOC121298878 gene encoding solute carrier family 25 member 44-like isoform X1, translating to MQEKRNVQIIEWEDLDKKKFYFFGVFMTMTIRAGVYPATLIRTRLQVQKGKSLYTGTFDAFFKILSSEGVRGLYRGFLVNTLTLISGQAYITTYELVRKYVSTYTSNNTVKSLVAGGSASLVAQSITVPIDVVSQHLMMQGQEGNMGRFKVNAKGVRPAKHKMTFGQTRHIIIQIFTTDGFRGFYRGYVASLLTYIPNSAVWWPFYHFYAEQLSNLAPTNCPHLLLQAMAGPMAATTASTITNPMDVVRVRVQVEGRSSVIETFKQLIAEEGMWGMTKGLSARIISSTPTAIVMAVGYETLKKMSLRPELVDSRHW from the exons ATGCAGGAGAAGCGCAACGTTCAAATCATAGAATGGGAAGACCTGGACAAGAAAAAGTTCTACTTCTTCGGGGTGTTTATGACTATGACCATCCGGGCAGGTGTGTACCCGGCCACACTGATCCGGACCCGGCTTCAGGTGCAGAAAGGGAAGAGTCTGTACACTGGTACCTTCGATGCCTTCTTTAAAATCTTGAGTTCAGAGGGTGTCCGTGGACTTTACAGGGGATTCCTGGTCAACACGCTCACGTTGATATCCGGTCAGGCTTACATCACCACCTATGAACTGGTTAGGAAGTATGTGTCCACTTACACATCGAACAATACTGTGAAATCTCTTGTGGCAGGCGGGTCTGCGTCCCTCGTGGCTCAGAGCATCACAGTTCCTATTGACGTGGTCTCGCAGCACCTCATGATGCAGGGACAGGAAGGCAACATGGGCCGATTTAAGGTGAACGCAAAAGGGGTACGACCTGCAAAGCACAAAATGACATTCGGACAAACGAGGCACATTATCATTCAGATTTTCACAACCGATGGCTTTAGGGGATTCTACAGAGGGTATGTGGCCTCGCTGTTAACATACATCCCCAATAGTGCTGTGTGGTGGCCGTTCTATCACTTCTATGCAG AGCAACTGTCCAACTTGGCACCCACTAACTGCCCACACCTCCTCCTTCAAGCCATGGCTGGTCCTATGGCAGCCACGACAGCGTCTACAATCACAAATCCTATGGACGTAGTGAGAGTCAGAGTGCAG GTTGAAGGCAGATCATCTGTGATTGAGACATTCAAGCAGCTCATCGCAGAAGAAGGAATGTGGGGCATGACTAAGGGGCTGTCAGCCCGGATCATCTCCTCCACACCTACAGCCATCGTCATGGCGGTCGGGTACGAAACCCTGAAGAAAATGAGCCTCCGACCCGAGCTTGTGGATTCCAGACATTGGTAG